The genomic segment TTGATGATTTCGGTGCCATTGACCCGGATCGAACCGGTTCGCTTGTCCACCAGGGCGAGGATCGACTTGAGTGCGGTGGTGCGCCCGGCGCCGTTGCGCCCGAGCAGGGTGACCACCTCGCCCCGCGCCACCGACAGGTCGATGCCGTGCAGGATGTGCGATTCGCCGTACCAGGCGTTGAGATTTTCGATACGCAGCAGTTCAGACATCCTCGGTCCCCATATAGGCCTGTCTGACGGCCGGGTCGCGGGACACTTCCGAGTACGGGCCCTCGGCCAATATCTCGCCGCGATTGAGCACGGTGATCCGGTCGGCCAGCGACTCCACCACCTTGAGGTTGTGCTCGACCATGAGAATGGTGCGATTGGCAGCGACCTGCTGGATCAGCGCCGTGACCTTGCCGACGTCCTCCGAGCTCATGCCCTGAGTCGGTTCGTCGAGCAGCATCAGACGCGGATCGAGCGCCAGAGTGGTGGCGATCTCCAGTGCGCGCTTGCGCCCATAAGCCAGTTCCACGCTGGTTACCTCGGCGAACTCGGCCAGGCCGACTTCCTCGAGCAGCGCCATGGCCCGGTCGGTCAACGAATCCAGCACCCTGGACGAGCGCCAGAAGTGATACGACAGGCCCAGATGCTGCTGTAGCGCCACGCGAACATTATCCAGCACGCTCAGGTGCGGAAAGATCGCCGATATCTGGAATGATCGAACCATGCCGCGATTGGCGACGTCGGTCGGCTTGTGACGGGTGATATCGGTGCCGTCGTAGACGATCCTGCCGGCCGAGGGCTCGATGAACCGTGTGAGCATGTTGAACACGGTTGTCTTGCCTGCCCCGTTCGGGCCGATCAGTGCATGGATGCTGCCCCGCTGGACGTCCAGATCCATGCTTTCGACCGCGGTGAAACCGGCGAACTTCTTGCTCAGCCCACGGGCCTGAAGAATCGCCTCGCTCACAGCCGGTATGCCGTTCGCGAACGGGCCGCGCCCGTCGATGTGTCGTCGTCCTGCGCCATAGATAGTCTTTGGTGTATTGCCCCTCGCCGCGCCTGGTCAGACGCGCGAAATCAGTCTAGACGCAGGTCGCGTCAGGGGTTATCCCACCTTAGTCGCAGGATTGGAGGCCGGTACGGACATCGCCGGCCCCCGGCGTAATCGCCGCGATCAGTCGCTGCGATGCTGCGAACAGGCTTCGCAGATACCGCCGACTTCGATCGTCTCGTGGTCGATGGCAAAGCCCGCCCGACGCGCCTCGGCGGCGATCGCGGCATCGATCGGCTGGCTGGCGATCTCGGCGACGCGCTCGCATTGGCGACAGATCAGGAATTTCGGATGGCCGGACTCGTGGGGCGCATCGCAGCCGATGAACGCGTTCAGCGATTCGATCTTGTGAATCAGCCCCGCGTCGAGGAGAAAATCCAGCGCGCGATAGACCGTGGGCGGCGCGGCGTTGCCGCGCTCGGCGCTGATCGCGTCGAGCAGATCATAGGCCTTGGTCGGGCGATGGTTGTCCCAGATCAGCTCGAGTACGCGCCGGCGAATGGCGGTCAGGCGCAGGCCCCGCTGGGCACATCGAGCGTCTGCCCGTGCCAGTGCATCGGCGATACAGGCCGAATGATCGTGTCCGCGGGCGTCGAATACCGAAGCGTTGGCGTTCTCAGTCATGGCCGGTGGCAGTGCGCAAACAGAACCGCAGTATCGCGCATTCTAGCGATCGATACCGCATTGGTCGTCCGGCTCGACCGCCACGCCCGGCGGCCGATGATGCGCATGCCGGTGCAGCCGCCGGCTGAGCCGGAAATTGCGGATATGGGCGGCCGCGAGCACCAGCCCGCCCGCCACGGTGATCGCGCGCTCCAGACGCTCGCCACCGTATTCGTGGACGATGAACGCCGCAGCAATGAGTGCGGCGATGCCGATCACCCCCAGCAAGGCGACGGTCCGGCTGCGATGACGCGCCCAGCCCAAGCCCAAGGCCACGGCCGTGGTCGGTACCACCAGGATCAGGATCAGCTGGTGAAACGTCTCGTGGCTGACCAGCGAAAAGCCCAGGACCGGGAACAGGGCGATCGCGAACGGCAGCAGCAGGCAATGCACCAGGCAGAGTCCCGACAGCGCGACTGCGGTCTTATCCAGTTTGCCGGTAAAATCGGAGAACGAGTCGGAACGCACGAGCGGAGCTTCCCTGCTGGGCTGGGTTGGGCCAGAGCGTTAATATATAACATTTGGAAAGGAGTGGGCGAGATGCACAGGACATTCGTTCGATGCGCGACGGTCGGGCTGGCCGCAACACTGGCCGCGCTGGCGCTGACCGGCTGCAGCGAGTCAGAGGCCCCGGACTGCGGCGCATTGACCGTGAAAGAGCCCTGGGTGCGCGTTGCACCTGCCGGCGCCGAAGTGATGGGTGCGTATTTCACGCTCTCCAATACCGGCGACGCGAAGGTGGTCGTCAACGGTGTGACCAGCAGCCAGTTCGATCGCGCCGAGATGCACGAGACCGTAGTCAACGACAACGGTCAGGCAAGCATGCAGCCGTTGGAGAAGGTGACCGTGCCGGCAGGCGAAAGCATCGACTTCAAGCCGGGTGGTCGCCACGTGATGCTGTTCAACCCCACCCAGCCCTATGCAGCCGGCGACCAGGTCGAGCTGATCCTGGCCTGTGGCAGCCAGAATGCGGAACTGCCGGTGGCGGCGACCGTGCGTGCCGAGCAGCCGGGCGCGCAGAACGAGGGGGATACGGCCCGCGGCATGGACCACGCCATGGATCACGATATGGCACCGGCCGATCACGCTGACGAGGGCGCAGCCGCCGACGATGCGGCTACCGCGAGCTGATCGACATGGCGCTGGCTTTCACCAAGATGCACGGTCTGGGCAACGATTTCGTCGTGCTCGACGGGACCCGCCGCGCGATCACCCTGGATGCCGCCTCGGCACGTGCGATCGCCGATCGTCATTTCGGTATCGGCTGCGACCAGATCCTCATCGTCGATCCGCCCCGCTCGCCCGAGGCGGACTTCGGCTATCGCATTCTCAACGCCGACGGCAGCGAATCGGGGCAGTGTGGCAACGGGGCGCGCTGTTTTGCGCGTTACGTGCGCGAACAAGGCCTGACCGACAAGCGCCGGATCGTGGTGGACATCCGCGACGGCCAGATGGTGCTCGAACAGCTCGACGGAGCCGAGCACCGCTATCGCGTGGCGCTGGGTGTACCGGTCTTCGAGCCGGCCGATATTCCGCTGGCCGGCTTCGAACGGGCGGCCGACTATTGCCTGACCGATGTGGCTGGCCGACAGGCCGTGGATTTCGCGGCGCTGGCGATCGGCAATCCGCATGCCATCATCCAGGTCCCGGATATCGACTCCGCCGACGTTGCAGTGCTGGGACCGGCGCTGGAGTCGCATCCGGCGTTTCCGGAACGGGTGAACGTCGGGTTCGTACAGGTCGTGGCCCGTGATCATGTTCGCCTGCGCGTGTTCGAGCGCGGGGCGGGGGAGACCCTGGCCTGTGGCAGTGGCGCGGCGGCCGCGGTCGTGGCCGGCATCGACGCCGGACGGCTGGATCCGCATGTCGCCGTGGACCTGCCGGGCGGGCGTGCCGAGGTCGATTGGGCCGGGCACGGCGAGCCGGTATTTCTTTCCGGCCCGGCAGAGCGCGTATTCGATGGCAAGCTGGTATCGTCTGAGGTGCGGGCATGAGACGCGCCAATGCGGACTTCATGCCTCGCCCGACGCCTGTCATGCGTATCGGTGTGTATCGATGCCACTTACGATGGTTGCCATGAACGAAGCCGAACAACAGCGCCAGACCCCCGAACTCGACGCCGCCGATGTCGCAGCCTATCTGGAAGCGCATCCGGATTTTCTGCGTCGGCATCCCGAAGTGCTGGAGGTGCTGGATACGCGTCACGACAGCGGTAACGCCGTGTCGCTGATCGAGCGCCAGGTGGGCGCGTTGCGTGCGACCAACCGCCAGCTGCAGTCGCGGTTCAACGAACTCATCGAGACCGCGCGCGACAATGAGCAGCGGGTGGTGCAGCTCAACCGTCTGGCCCGTGTGCTGGTCGCAGCCGTCGCGCCGGCCGAGCTCGTGCGCGAACTGGCCTACTGCCTGAAACAGCATCTCGACGTCGACCACGTGTATATCGGCCTGGAAAAGCCGGCCGATCACGCTGAAGGCGAGATACAGGTCATCGATCACGACAGCCCGGCCGGCCGCGCGCTGACCAACGTATTCCGGCGCGGCAAGCCGATCTGCGGGCCGCTGTCGGAAGAGCATTCGGAAGCCCTGTTCGCCACCCGTACGAACGATGTGCCGGCCCTGGCGAGCGCGGCGATGATTCCGCTGGGTATTCACGGCGTGCATGGTGCACTCGTGCTGGCCAGCCGCAAGCCGCAGCGGTTCGTGCCCGATGCCGGCACGCTGTTTTTGGAGCTCACCGGCGAACTGGTCACCGCGGCACTGCGCCGTCTGCTGGGCGACGACGCCCTGTCGTGAGGATTCTCCGGCGGTGAACCGGCCCATGGGTGCAGGCCCGCGATGAATCGGCTGTCCGAGCGTATTGCCACGTTCATCGATCATCTGGCACACGAGCGACGGGCCTCGGCCCATACCCGCGGCGCATATCGGCGCGATCTCAACGCGGTCGCCGAGTGGTTGGGCGAACGCGCGGTGGATGACTGGTCGCGTGTCACGCCGGCCGATCTGCGCGAATTCATGGCCGCCCGTCATCGAGGCGGTCTGGCGCCGGCCAGTCTGGCGCGCAATCTCTCGGCACTGCGCAGCTTCTATGTGTGGCAGATGCGCGAAGGCTGGGTGCGTGCCAATCCGGCAGTCGACGTACGCGCGCCCAAGCGGGCGTCCAAGCTGCCCGAGACCGTGGATGTCGACGATCTGGCCGGCATGCTGGACGTCGTGCCCGAGGCCGAGATCGATATACGCGACCACGCGTTGCTGGAGCTGTTCTATTCGGCCGGCCTGCGGCTGGCCGAGGCCATTGGCCTGGACACCGTCGACCTGGACACGAGCGCCGGCGAAGCGCGGGTCCTTGGCAAGGGCGCGCGCCAGCGCACGGTGCCGGTCGGCCGACGGGCCATCGACGCGCTCGAACGCTGGCTGCTGATACGTCCCGGCTGGGCCGATGCGGACGAGCCGGCGCTGTTCGTGTCCCAGCGCGGCCGACGCATCTCGCGCTCGAGCGTGGCTGCGCGCATGGACGCCTGGGCACGGCGGCACGGGCTGCCGGTCCATCTGCATCCGCACAAGCTGCGCCATTCCTTCGCCACTCACGTTCTGGAGTCCAGTGCCGATCTGCGCGCGGTTCAGGAACTGCTGGGCCATGCCCATATCGCGACCACGCAGATCTATACGCATCTGGATTTCGCCCATCTGGCGCGGGTCTACGATGCCGCCCACCCGCGGGCTCGGCTGGGCGGCGACGACGGCCCCCCGGATCGGGGCGAGCCGCTGGGCTGAACGGGCGCAGAACGGCGTCCGGCCGGCGTTGCTTGAATCGCCCGAGCGGCGGCCCCAAGTCGTGTCAGACCGATATCAACCCGGTTCGACGTTTTGAAACAATTCGACGGCACAACCATTCTCGCCGTTCGACACAAGGGGCAGGTCGCCATAGCCGGCGACGGCCAGGTGTCGATGGGCAATACCATGTTCAAGGGCAATGCGCGCAAGGTGCGCCGGCTCTACGACGACAAGGTGCTGGCCGGTTTCGCCGGTGGAACGGCCGATGCATTCACGCTGTTCGAGCGCTTCGAGGGCAAGCTCCAGCAACACGGCGGACAGCTGGTCAAGGCCGCGGTCGACATGGCCAAGGACTGGCGCACCGATCGGGCACTGCGGCGTCTGGAGGCGCTGCTGCTGGTCGCCGATACCAACGCGACGCTCATGATCTCCGGCAACGGCGACGTCATGGAGCCTGAGTTCGCCTGCATGGCCATCGGTTCCGGCGGTTCGTTCGCCCAGGCAGCCGGCCGTGCGCTGGTCGAGCATACCGACATGGATGCGCCGACCATCGCCGAGACTGCCATGCATATCGCGGCCGATACCTGCATCTATACCAATCACCACATCACCGTCGAGGTGTTGGACCATGCCTGATACAGCCCCTGAAACCTTGAGTGTCGATGAGCGCGCGACGACCGCGCTGCCCAGACACGAAATGACGCCGCGCGAGATCGTCGCCGAGCTTGATCGGCATATCATCGGACAGGCCGATGCCAAGCGGGCGGTCGCCATTGCACTGCGTAACCGCTGGCGGCGCATGCAGCTCGACGAGGCGATCCGCGGCGAAATCACGCCCAAGAACATCCTCATGATCGGGCCGACCGGCGTCGGCAAAACCGAGATCGCACGTCGCCTGGCCAAGCTGGCCAATGCGCCGTTCACGAAGGTCGAGGCGACGAAGTTCACCGAAGTCGGCTATGTCGGCAAGGAAGTGGACTCGATCATTCGGGATCTGGTGGAAGTCGGCATCAAGATGACCCGGGAAGCCGCCAAGGCTCAGGTACGGGTCAAGGCCGAAGATGCAGCGGAAGAGCGTATCCTCGATGCGCTGCTGCCGCGCCCCAAGAACTGGGACGAGGCCGCCGAGTCGGATCAGAAGGCCACCGAATCCACCGCGACGCGTCAGGTGTTTCGCAAGCGCCTGCGCGAAGGCAAGCTCGACGATAAGGAAATCGAGCTCGACCTGCGCCAGTCGCAGAAGGGCGTCGAGATCATGGCGCCGCCCGGTATGGAGGAGATGACCAACCAGCTGCAGTCCATGTTCCAGAACATGGGCGGCTCGGAGAAGACCAAGCGCAAGAAGATCAAGATCCAGGACGCCTATCGGCTGCTCGTCGATGAAGAGGCCGCCAAGCTCGTCGATGAGGAGCAGATCAAGACTCAGGCGATTCACGAGGTAGAGAACGGCGGCATCGTATTCATCGACGAGATCGACAAGGTCTGCAAGCGCTCGGATGCCGGCGGCTCGTCGGGCGGCGATGTGTCCCGTGAGGGCGTTCAGCGCGACCTGTTGCCGCTGGTCGAGGGATCCACGGTCTCCACCAAATACGGCATGGTGCGGACCGACCATATCCTGTTCATCGCTTCGGGCGCGTTCCATGTCGCCAAGCCTTCGGATCTGATTCCCGAGTTGCAGGGCCGGCTGCCGATCCGGGTCGAACTGGACGCGCTCAAGGCCGAGGATTTCGTACGCATTCTGACCGAGCCTCACTGTTCGCTGACCGAGCAGTACAGCGAACTGATGAACGTCGAAGGGGTGACGCTTGCGTTCACCGACGACGGCGTGTCGCGCATCGCGGAAATGGCGTTCAAGGTCAACGAAGGTACCGAGAACATCGGTGCACGCCGGCTGCATACGGTCATGGAACGGCTCATGGAAGAGATTTCCTACGATGCCCCGGACAAGGCGGGCGAGACGCTGTCGATCGATGCCGCCTATGTCGATTCCAAGCTCAAGGATCTGGCGGCCGACGAGGATCTGTCGCGCTATATCCTTTAAAACGGGCGCGGCGTTTGTCCGCGACGCGGCATTCGTGCGACAACAGCCGGTGCAGGCCAGCCCTGCGCCGGCTTTTTATTGCCACCGGAGGTTTTGAACATGGACGCGCCGACCGATATCGTTCTGCACAACAAATCCCGCACGCTGGAAGTGGTCTATACCGACGGCGTCACCTACAGCCTACCGCTGGAATATCTGCGCGTGTACTCGCCCTCTGCCGAGGTGCGGGGTCATGGCGGGCCCATGGAACTGGTCACCGGCAAGCGCGAGATCGGTGTGACCGAAATCGAGCCGGTGGGCAACTATGCGATCCAGCTGCATTTCGATGACGGTCATAACACCGGCATCTATTCGTGGGAAACGCTGCGCGAGCTGGGCGCGGCCTACGAGACGAACTGGAACGATTATCTGGAGCGGCTCCGCGCAGCCGGTGGCTCGCGCGATCGACTCTGGCACTGACGTGCGATCGACTGCGGTCAGTCAAGCGCTCTGCTGCCCGCACGAATCAGGGGGCCATGCCGGCTGGCCCGCCGGCCCGGCCGGGCGTAGCTACCGTGAACGGCCGCGATCGGGCCGTCAGGGTTGCCGAGACCCGCGCGCGGCAGCCGGTATCGGCTAGAGGCCGAGCGCGCAGGTCGCGGCGTGCCCATCAGGCCATCGACAGCGCATGTGACAGATCGGCGATCAGCCGATCGATCAGTTCGGCGGTGGTGTTCCAGCCGCACACGAACCGTACGCCGCCCTCGCCGATGAAGGTATAGAAAGTCCATCGCTCGTCGCGCAGGCTTTGTTGGACGGCCGGGGCGAGCTCCAGGAATACACTGTTGGCCTCGACAGGGAACATCAGCTTGACGCCGTCGAGATGCTGCACGCCGGCGGCCAGGCGTTGGGCCATGGCATTGGCGTGACGCGCGTTGTCCAGCCACGCCCCGGTTTCGAGCAAGCCGAGCCAGGGCGCTGAGAGATAGCGCATCTTGGATGCCAGCTGTCCGGCCTGTTTGCAGCGATAGTCGAAATCGCGGGCCAGCTCACGATCGAAGAAGATCACCGCTTCACCGAAGGCCAGTCCGTTCTTGGTGCCCGAGAAGGTCAGCACATCGATACCGGCCCGCCAGCTGAGTTCGGCGGGGGCCAGGTCGAGCCCGGCACAGGCGTTGGCAAAGCGTGCGCCGTCCATGTGCAGGCGCAGCGCATGCCGATCGGCCACTTCGCGAATCGCTCGGAGCGCGTCGGGGTCGTAGACCGTGCCAAGTTCGCTCGCCTGAGTCAGCGAGACGACCTTCGGGCGCGGGTAGTGGATATCGTTGCGTCGGGTGACGGTGCGCTCGATATGATCCGGGCCGATACGCCCCATGTCACCCGGTACGGTGAGCAGCTTGGAACCGTTGGAAAAGAACTCCGGGCCGCCGCATTCGTCGGTCTCGATATGGGCGAGCTGATGGCAGATGACGCTGTGGTAGGGCTGGCACAACGCTGCCAGCGACAGCGAGTTCGCGGCCGTGCCGTTGAACACGAAAAACACCTCGCAGTCGGTTTCGAACAGCGTTCGGAATCGATCGCTGGCTAGCGCCGTCCAGCGATCGTTTCCGTAGGCTAGATCGTCGGTGTCGTTGGCTCGCAGGAGATACTCCAGGGCCTGCGGACAGATGCCGGAGGTGTTGTCGCTGGCCAGGAAGCGGGGTGTGTCGAGGCGATCGGACGGGTAGGGCATGACGATCCGGAGGTGGGATAGCTGAGCAACGCGAGACGCTAGAGCCCGCGGCGGCCGACTGCAAGCTCGTCGACGCGGTGATCGTGGTCGAAGCGACAACAGAGCGGGCCACGTCGGGCCAGAGTGAACCGCCCGAACCGGCGGCTTCCGCTACCGCTCGATGGCCGGCGTCGTCGCCGCATGGCCGGTCTTGCCGTTATAGGCCCGGCCGGCGGCGGGGTCAGCGCAGGAGTTGACCGCCGTCCACGGTGAGCGTCTGGCCAGTGACCCAGGAGGCCAGCGGGCTGGCCAGAAACACGACCGCTCGAGCGATCTCGTCCGGGCGGCCGAAGCGCCCGAACGGAATGCTGGCCAGCGTGGCCTCATACAGCGCGGGATTTTTCGCCTTGCGCTGCTGCCAGAGCCCGCCCGGGAAATCGATCGAATCCGGGGCGACGGCGTTTACGCGAATGCCTTGGCCAGCCATGGCAGCCGCCTGCGACTGGGTGTACTGGATCAGCGCGGCCTTGACGGCACCGTAGGCGGCGGTTCGTGCAGACGCGGCCTGGCCGGCGATCGAGGCAATATGCACGATCGTGCCGGCACCGCTGGCCTCGAGCCAGGGCCGGGCGGCACGGCTGGCCCGTACCGCGCCGAGCAGGTCGACCTCGACACTGGTCGCCCAGCCGTCTTCGCTGTCGCCCTCGCCGAAGCCGGAGGCGTTGTTGACCAGGATATCCAGACCGCCAAGCGTGTCGGCCGCCTGGTCTATATACGCGGTGAGCGCCGGACCGTCGGCCACATCGCAGACGGCGGTATGTACGGGCACATCATGTACGCCGAGACGCTCGGCGGCTTGATCGAGTCCTTCCCGGTCTCGAGCGCAGATCGATAGCTGAACGCCTTCTGCGGCCAGGGCCTCGGCGATGGCCAGGCCGATGCCGCGGCTGCCCCCGGTAATCACGGCGCGGCGGCCGGCAAGCTGTGTCTGCATGTTCGATTGTCCTTCGAGGTCTGTCGACAGGCCAGCCGATCGAGGCTCGGCCTCCGCTGAGCGACCATCCTAGGGCCTTGCAAGAATTTATTCGAGACGATACGTCCGTACACCGGTACCCGCCGGTGATCGCGCGGGCCGATTCCGGCGGCATGCGATCAGACCTGTTGGCTATCGTGGCCGGCCGCTATGCCCGTAGTTGCAAAGCCGCCGCCCGGGCTTGGATAGCGTGTGGTCGCCGAGTGCCTAAGGGTACGGCGATGGGTCCGGCGGCGCCGTCGCGGCGCGGATGAACACCGCCTGGCACGATTGTGGGCGGATTCATATGGCGTGCTATCGTCTGGGGGCTTGGCCTATTGCATCTGCGCGCTGCTGGATAGCGCCCTTGGCGGCAGGCCGGAGGCATCGGGGGTTACGACGTATCCGGCGGTTTCGGGCCGCGGCAGGAGCAGCCGGGCACGGGTCCGTTCGCCAGGTCGGGTCTTCGGTGCGAAGCCCAGTTCGGATTCGATCGATGGCACGAGGCATACGGGGAAAGCGCGGCGGACGTGGGCAACAGGCGGCATCGCGCTATGCCGACAGCACGACCGATATCGGCCGCGAGCAGCGTTTCTGGTTGGCCATGCTGTATGCGGCGCTGGCCGGTTACCTGTCGGTATTGGCCGTCGTCCATATCTATATCCGGCTGACTTCGGCGCTGCCCAATCGTGGTTGGATCAACGCCATTCTGCTGGCGACGCTGGCGTTCACCGCGGGTTTTTACCTGTGCCGCCATCAGATCGTGACCATGCGCTATCGGCTGGTCTATCTGGTGCTGGCCGATATCCTGGCTGCAGCAATCATCCTGGCGATCAGCGCGCTGGACGGTGGTATCGGCAGCCCGGTCGCCGGATTGCTGATCCTGCCGATCGTATATCTGGCGATCGGTTATCCCAGGCCGGCGGTTCTGGTCTGCGGCATGGCCATCCTGGCCGGGGCAGCGGCGGTATTCGTCACGTCGAATCCAGGTGCCGACGTGTTCACGGCGATATTCCGTTTCATCGCGCTGGCGATCGCGTTGCTGCTGGCCGGTATCGGGGCCACGGCCCGGGACTGGGAAAAAGGCGAGATCAGACGTCTGCGCCTGCGCCTGGAGCAACTCGCCTCCACCGACGAGCTGACCGGTTGTGTGAATCAGCGCGCCTTCGGTGAACGCCTGGCCGACGAAGTCGAACGCGCTCATTCGGCTGGCCACCCGCTGTCACTGATGGTCATCGATATCGACCGTTTCAAACAGATCAATGACCGGCACGGTCACGATGTGGGCGATCGTGTACTGCGCCAGCTCGGCGGGCAGCTTCGGCTGCTCGCCGGCGACCAGGCGATACCGGGCCGCCCCGGCGGCGACGAACTGGCGATCCTGGCGCCGGGCGCGGATTGCCGTGCTGCGCTCCGACTCGCCGAACGTCTGCGCTGCGCATTCGCCTCGCGCGCGGATCCGATCCGCACCACGGTCAGCGTCGGCGTGGCAGAGTTGGGTGCGGCGCCGGACACCGCTGCCATGCTGTTCCGTCGTGCCGATCAGGCTTTGTATCGAGCCAAGGCCGAAGGCCGTGACCGGGTGGCGACGGCACCCGTGTCGGATCCTCGGTTAGAGGCCGGCCGGCATTCGACCAACACACTGGCAAGCCGTGAGCGTTAGGCCGGTGTGTCGACGGTCGCGCAGGCGATCAGTGCCGCGACGTTCGTAAGCCTGAGCCGACAACCGTTCCCTGCCGGAGTGCTGACTCCAAGAGAAACGCCTCCCGGAGGAGGCGTTTCACGGGGCCGCGATCTGTCGCGTGCGCGGGGTCGTTTAGTGGTGCTCGCGCAGTATGGCCAACATGCGCTTGAGCGGCTCGGCCGCACCCCAGAGCAGCTGATCGCCGACGGTATAGGCGGACAGATATTCGCCGCCCATGGCGAGTTTGCGCAGCCGCCCGACCGGAATGCTCAGCGTGCCCGAGACGGCTGTGGCGGTCAGATCGCGCAGGGTTGCTTCCTTTTCATTGGGCACGACCTTGACCCATTCGTTATGACGAGCGATCCGGTCTTCGATTTCGTCGATCGGCACGTCGCGCTTGAGTTTGATGGTGAACGCCTGGCTGTGACAACGCATCGAACCGATACGTACACACAGTCCGTCCATCGGAATCGGATCGCCCTCGCGGCCCAGAATCTTGTTGCTCTCGGCGCCTGCTTTCCATTCTTCCTTGGACTGGCCGGTTTCCATGATCGTGTCGATCCAGGGCAGCGCCGATCCGGCCAGGGGATGGCCGAACTGCTCGACCGGGAAATCCGCCGAGCGCATCTTGGCGGTGACGTCACGATCGATATCCAGGATCGCCGAGGAGGGCGTAGCCAGCTGATCGGCCACGCTGTCGCGCAGATCGCCCATCTGAACGAGCAGCTCACGCATATGCTGTGCACCGGATCCGGAGGCGGCCTGATAGGTCATCGCCGACATCCACTCGATCAGATCGGCCTCGAACAGCCCGCCAAGACCCATGAGCATCAGGCTGACGGTGCAGTTGCCGCCACAGAACGTCTTGGTGCCGCGCGCCAGCTGGGCATCAATCACGTCGCGGTTGACCGGGTCCAGCACGATCGTCGCGTCGTCGGCCATGCGCAGCTTGCTGGCGGCGTCGATCCAGTAGCCTTTCCAGCCCGCTGAACGCAGCGGCTCGTAGACTTCGCCGGTGTAGTCGCCGCCCTGGCAGGTCACGATTACATCCATGGCCTTGAGCGAATCGATGTCCTTTGCGTCCTGGAGCTTGGGCACGTCCATGCCGATATCCGGGCCGTCCTGACCGGCCTGGGACGTGGAGAAGAATACCGGCTCGAGACCCTGATAGTCGTTGTCGTGAAGCATGCGCTGCATGAGCACGGAACCGACCATGCCACGCCAACCAACGAATCCGACTTTCAACATTCTCATACCTCGTCTGAGCGGGTCGTTCGACCCTGAGTGTTTGGCCATTCTAACGCGGACGCGGATCGAGAGCGCATCCCGGCCGCTGGAGATCGCGCGGCGTGGCGGGGCCCCGGTCCTGCCGGCCAGGCTCTGTCGAATTGCCCGCACCGCTGTCCGCGCCGGCCATCGTCCGGCCGAAGCCGAGACCCGGCCCTGACCGGTCGACCGTAATTTGTTAGAAAATAAGCGCTTCGAAGTGACGAACGGGCATTGATCGATCACCCTGCAACTAAAGTTGCATTTACCACGGACGCGCCGGCTCCTTAATTTGTTATTCACCTTGAATCAAGGTCATAACGAGAGGGGAGAACAGGTGAGCGATAATAAGAAGTGGATCGACACATCGATCAGCCGCCGTGGACTTTTGAAAAGCGGGTCCATGGCCATGGGCGGGCTGCTGGCCACGTCGATGTTTCCCGGCCGTGTGCTGGCCGCTGATGGTTCGCCGCTGGGCAATTATCCGGCCGGCGTGGCCAAGGACAGCTGCTTCATCGGTCTGGGCTGCGAGTCCACCGGGCCGTACAGCGCCCAGGGCACCGATATGCTCAAGGGCTTTCAATTAGCGATCGAGCACCTGAACAGCGGGAACGAACTCGTCCGTGCGATCTCTCCCGATTCCAAGAAGGGCATTCTCGGCAAGCGGATCGAATACGG from the Salinisphaera sp. T31B1 genome contains:
- the asd gene encoding aspartate-semialdehyde dehydrogenase, which produces MLKVGFVGWRGMVGSVLMQRMLHDNDYQGLEPVFFSTSQAGQDGPDIGMDVPKLQDAKDIDSLKAMDVIVTCQGGDYTGEVYEPLRSAGWKGYWIDAASKLRMADDATIVLDPVNRDVIDAQLARGTKTFCGGNCTVSLMLMGLGGLFEADLIEWMSAMTYQAASGSGAQHMRELLVQMGDLRDSVADQLATPSSAILDIDRDVTAKMRSADFPVEQFGHPLAGSALPWIDTIMETGQSKEEWKAGAESNKILGREGDPIPMDGLCVRIGSMRCHSQAFTIKLKRDVPIDEIEDRIARHNEWVKVVPNEKEATLRDLTATAVSGTLSIPVGRLRKLAMGGEYLSAYTVGDQLLWGAAEPLKRMLAILREHH